In a genomic window of Novosphingobium sp. KA1:
- a CDS encoding electron transfer flavoprotein subunit beta/FixA family protein: MKIIVPVKRVIDYNVKPRVKADGTGVDRANVKMSMNPFDEIAVEEAIRLKEKGAATEVVAVSIGVAKAQETLRTALAMGADRAILIQTDDEVEPLGVAKLLAKVQEEEGAGLIILGKQAIDDDSNQTGQMLAALLNLPQGTFASKVEVEGDKVNVTREVDGGLETVKLATPAIITTDLRLNEPRYASLPNIMKAKSKPLATKTPADYGVDIAARLETLKVSEPPKRSAGIKVADVDELVAKLKALGVAA, translated from the coding sequence ATGAAGATAATTGTGCCTGTTAAGCGGGTTATCGATTACAACGTAAAGCCGCGCGTGAAGGCGGATGGCACGGGCGTGGACCGGGCTAACGTCAAGATGAGCATGAACCCGTTCGACGAAATCGCCGTCGAGGAAGCCATTCGCCTGAAGGAAAAGGGCGCGGCGACCGAGGTCGTGGCAGTGTCGATCGGCGTCGCCAAGGCGCAGGAAACGCTGCGCACGGCGCTGGCGATGGGCGCTGATCGCGCCATCCTGATCCAGACCGATGATGAGGTGGAACCGCTGGGCGTCGCCAAGCTGCTCGCCAAGGTGCAGGAAGAGGAAGGCGCTGGTCTGATCATCCTGGGCAAGCAGGCGATCGACGATGACAGCAACCAGACCGGCCAGATGCTCGCCGCGCTGCTGAACCTGCCGCAGGGCACCTTCGCCAGCAAGGTCGAGGTCGAGGGCGACAAGGTCAACGTCACCCGCGAAGTCGATGGCGGCCTGGAGACGGTGAAGCTCGCCACCCCGGCGATCATCACCACCGACCTGCGTCTGAACGAGCCGCGCTATGCGTCGCTGCCGAACATCATGAAGGCGAAGTCCAAGCCGCTGGCGACCAAGACGCCGGCCGACTATGGCGTCGATATCGCCGCCCGTCTGGAGACGCTCAAGGTCTCCGAACCGCCCAAGCGCTCGGCTGGCATCAAGGTTGCCGATGTCGATGAATTGGTGGCCAAGCTCAAGGCTCTGGGAGTTGCAGCATGA
- a CDS encoding HU family DNA-binding protein has product MVKSELVDALHKNHPEITLEECGKIVDLFFGEIVGRLADGGRVELRGFGAFSTRRREAKNGRNPRTGASVAVPAKRAIHFKPGRSMHGRLNKANATLAEV; this is encoded by the coding sequence ATGGTAAAATCGGAACTGGTTGACGCACTGCACAAAAACCATCCAGAGATAACCCTGGAGGAATGCGGGAAAATTGTAGACCTTTTCTTTGGAGAGATTGTCGGTCGGCTGGCCGACGGCGGACGCGTAGAGTTAAGAGGGTTCGGGGCCTTTTCTACTCGACGTCGCGAGGCCAAAAATGGCCGCAACCCCCGTACCGGCGCGTCGGTTGCTGTTCCCGCAAAGCGTGCCATTCATTTCAAGCCAGGGCGGAGCATGCACGGCAGGCTAAATAAAGCTAATGCTACCTTGGCAGAAGTTTGA
- a CDS encoding cation:proton antiporter — MDAAGMSMAMGAFLAGVMLSNSSYRHQIESDNEPFRGLLMHSSNDTIVKREIVPVRGRTPPAQCHHYMFTKYRVYQTSAKVALALFSLPCMLRPGLK; from the coding sequence ATGGACGCTGCGGGCATGTCCATGGCTATGGGCGCGTTCCTTGCAGGCGTAATGCTATCAAATTCCAGCTACCGGCATCAGATCGAAAGTGACAACGAGCCATTTCGCGGTTTGTTGATGCACTCTTCGAATGACACAATCGTGAAAAGAGAGATTGTCCCCGTGCGCGGAAGGACTCCGCCAGCGCAGTGCCACCACTATATGTTCACTAAATATCGCGTCTATCAAACTTCTGCCAAGGTAGCATTAGCTTTATTTAGCCTGCCGTGCATGCTCCGCCCTGGCTTGAAATGA
- a CDS encoding acetyl-CoA C-acyltransferase family protein, whose product MTNVYLVSAARTAIGSFGGALKDQQPGELGAIPIRATIERSGLAPELVGHVVMGSVVLTEPRDAYVARIAAITAGIPKEVPALTVNRLCGSGLQAIISASQSIMLGDCKVAIGGGVEVMSRAAYYSPGTRWGQRMGDTVMLDGLNGALTDPFHKIHMGVTAENVAREYQISRADQDALALESQQRAARAIAEGRFRDQIVPVEISSRKGSVVFDTDEHVRMNAQASDLESLKPVFQRENGTVTAGNASGINDGAGAVLLASEAAVREHGLTPLARLVSYGHAGVDPAYMGIGPVPATRQALERAGLSVDALDVIESNEAFAAQACAVSKELGFNSEKVNPNGSGISLGHPVGATGAIITTKLVYELQRSGGRFGLATMCIGGGQGIAAIWERI is encoded by the coding sequence ATGACCAATGTCTATCTTGTATCGGCTGCGCGAACGGCGATTGGGTCTTTTGGCGGCGCGTTGAAGGACCAGCAACCCGGTGAACTCGGAGCAATTCCGATCCGCGCCACTATTGAGCGGAGCGGCTTGGCGCCCGAGTTGGTCGGACACGTCGTAATGGGCAGTGTGGTGCTTACCGAGCCGCGCGATGCTTATGTAGCTCGGATTGCTGCCATTACAGCAGGTATACCCAAGGAAGTTCCTGCATTGACGGTCAATCGGCTTTGCGGATCGGGATTGCAGGCCATTATCAGCGCTTCCCAGTCGATCATGTTGGGAGATTGCAAAGTTGCAATCGGAGGTGGCGTCGAGGTGATGAGCCGGGCGGCCTATTATTCCCCTGGCACGCGTTGGGGACAAAGAATGGGCGATACTGTAATGCTTGATGGCCTCAACGGCGCCCTGACCGATCCGTTTCACAAAATTCATATGGGCGTGACGGCGGAAAATGTGGCACGTGAATATCAGATCAGTCGCGCTGACCAGGATGCTTTGGCGCTCGAGAGTCAGCAACGGGCTGCCCGGGCGATTGCGGAAGGACGTTTTCGTGATCAGATCGTTCCGGTAGAGATCAGCTCGCGAAAGGGCTCTGTGGTCTTTGACACGGACGAGCATGTCCGCATGAACGCGCAAGCTTCGGATTTGGAAAGTCTTAAGCCTGTTTTCCAGCGCGAAAACGGAACGGTCACTGCAGGCAATGCCTCGGGTATCAACGACGGCGCGGGAGCTGTTCTCCTGGCATCGGAAGCTGCGGTCAGGGAGCATGGGCTCACGCCCCTTGCTCGCCTTGTTTCCTATGGCCATGCAGGCGTGGATCCTGCTTATATGGGGATTGGGCCAGTACCAGCGACGCGACAGGCTCTTGAACGTGCAGGTCTCTCGGTTGATGCTCTGGATGTTATTGAATCGAACGAAGCTTTTGCCGCTCAGGCGTGCGCGGTTTCGAAGGAACTCGGATTCAATTCCGAGAAGGTAAATCCCAACGGCAGTGGCATTTCCCTTGGACATCCGGTTGGGGCGACCGGCGCGATCATCACAACCAAGCTGGTTTACGAGTTGCAACGCTCCGGTGGTCGCTTTGGCCTTGCTACCATGTGCATAGGTGGCGGCCAGGGGATCGCCGCGATTTGGGAACGTATCTGA
- a CDS encoding acyl carrier protein — MTEIANDVVDLIVEHLGIYADQVTLNARFFEDLGADSLDVVEIVMALEDTFKITIPDSHVERIRTVKDAIDYVENAKKDPKARGAKW, encoded by the coding sequence ATGACGGAAATCGCAAATGATGTTGTCGATCTGATCGTCGAGCATCTGGGAATATATGCGGATCAAGTCACCTTAAATGCCAGATTTTTTGAAGATCTGGGCGCTGACAGTCTTGATGTAGTAGAAATAGTGATGGCACTTGAAGACACATTCAAAATCACGATCCCTGATAGTCATGTCGAAAGAATCCGTACGGTCAAGGACGCCATCGACTATGTCGAAAACGCGAAAAAGGATCCGAAAGCACGAGGGGCGAAATGGTAA
- a CDS encoding IS5 family transposase, whose product MAGQPGFFDLSDRYEALSAAGDPLERLSAVVDFELFRGPLVAALRRGPRNKGGRPPFDPVLMFKILVLQALYSLSDEATEFQIKDRLSFQRFLGVGLEGTVPDATTVWLFRERLVTAKAIDRLFARFDVVLKDQGYLAMGGQIIDATVVPAPKQRNTQEEKTAIKEGRIPKEWTPAKVRQKDRDARWSIKYSKAKVQEGADPRAAKPVDLAIPMFGYKNHIGIDRAHGLIRTWDVSAANAHDGARLPDLISKDNTASGVWADTAYRSKKNEAFLAKGMFTSNIHQKRLPRRPLPERIARANARRSKVRAAVEHVFAGQKHRMGLVVRTIGIARATIKIGMANLVYNFQRLAWLEGRAAPA is encoded by the coding sequence ATGGCAGGACAGCCGGGTTTCTTTGATCTTTCGGACCGATATGAGGCGCTGAGCGCGGCAGGCGATCCGCTGGAGCGGTTGTCGGCGGTGGTGGACTTCGAGCTATTCCGGGGACCGCTGGTGGCCGCGCTGCGCCGTGGTCCTCGTAACAAGGGCGGACGGCCGCCGTTCGATCCGGTGCTGATGTTCAAAATCTTGGTTCTACAGGCGTTGTATTCGCTGTCCGACGAGGCGACCGAGTTTCAGATCAAGGACCGGCTATCGTTTCAGCGTTTCCTGGGCGTGGGGCTGGAAGGCACCGTGCCCGATGCCACCACGGTCTGGCTGTTCCGCGAACGGCTTGTGACGGCCAAGGCGATCGACCGGCTGTTCGCGCGCTTCGATGTCGTGCTCAAGGACCAGGGATATCTGGCCATGGGCGGTCAGATCATTGATGCCACCGTTGTACCCGCACCCAAGCAGCGCAACACCCAGGAGGAGAAGACGGCGATCAAGGAAGGCCGTATCCCCAAGGAATGGACGCCTGCCAAGGTCCGGCAGAAAGACCGCGATGCGCGCTGGTCGATCAAATATAGCAAGGCCAAGGTCCAGGAAGGTGCCGATCCCAGGGCGGCAAAGCCGGTCGATCTGGCCATTCCGATGTTCGGCTATAAAAATCATATCGGCATCGATCGGGCTCACGGTCTGATCCGTACCTGGGATGTGAGCGCCGCCAATGCTCATGACGGGGCGCGACTGCCCGATCTGATCAGCAAGGATAACACTGCATCGGGCGTTTGGGCCGATACCGCCTATCGATCGAAGAAGAACGAGGCGTTCCTCGCCAAGGGCATGTTCACCAGCAACATCCACCAGAAGCGCCTACCCAGACGGCCGTTGCCTGAACGGATAGCCAGAGCCAATGCAAGGCGCTCAAAGGTCCGCGCCGCCGTTGAGCATGTTTTTGCCGGACAGAAACACCGCATGGGCCTTGTCGTCCGCACCATCGGCATCGCTCGCGCCACTATCAAGATCGGCATGGCCAACCTGGTCTATAATTTCCAGCGCCTCGCATGGCTCGAAGGCCGCGCTGCGCCTGCATGA
- a CDS encoding aspartyl protease family protein — protein sequence MVIRTKAHSREIPVVSGDQIEAEINGHPVRLQIDLGLNGVVTLSDAAWNLVFPNDNQQAEGSSHRIEGANLMTRRTLGNRITFAGSTVEGAPVDNSDPLPGTQDGLLGQGLLERAEIILDIPAKKLIVMRALRPGETACPSNEAAPK from the coding sequence GTGGTTATTCGAACTAAGGCTCACAGTCGCGAAATTCCTGTTGTTTCGGGAGATCAAATCGAAGCGGAGATCAACGGTCATCCGGTACGTCTGCAAATTGACTTAGGGTTAAATGGCGTGGTCACATTGTCTGACGCAGCATGGAATCTCGTTTTCCCAAATGATAACCAACAAGCAGAAGGCAGCTCTCACCGAATTGAAGGTGCGAATCTTATGACTAGGCGCACGCTGGGTAATAGAATTACCTTCGCAGGATCGACTGTTGAAGGAGCACCAGTGGACAACTCTGACCCTTTGCCAGGCACGCAAGATGGTCTTTTGGGTCAAGGCTTGCTCGAAAGGGCTGAAATCATTCTTGATATTCCTGCTAAAAAACTGATCGTGATGCGTGCATTGAGGCCAGGCGAGACCGCCTGCCCGTCAAATGAAGCAGCCCCGAAATAA
- a CDS encoding TetR/AcrR family transcriptional regulator — translation MAYPKKIDGDKIVAAAVELLVGQGSEALSLRKVAGRLGVVPNAIYRHFEGLDALVAAVADEAARRMLQEMDAHLNEASANEGTCGEAAIRAIATAYDKFARENPDLYLLIVQDTSLGEAKLERPRFREQLWLRVCEAMGHLVGSADGDRAAMILWGMLHGLQSLRSAHLIECRTSSELGSYPVDVLLHGLRSAKGAAIQKPLHV, via the coding sequence ATGGCTTACCCAAAAAAGATCGACGGCGACAAGATCGTCGCTGCTGCGGTGGAATTGCTAGTGGGGCAAGGGTCTGAAGCATTGTCGTTGCGCAAGGTCGCAGGCCGTTTGGGTGTGGTTCCCAATGCGATATATCGGCATTTCGAAGGCCTGGATGCGCTTGTTGCTGCGGTTGCGGACGAAGCCGCACGCCGCATGCTCCAGGAGATGGACGCCCATCTGAATGAGGCGTCAGCCAACGAAGGCACTTGCGGGGAAGCCGCCATTCGAGCGATCGCCACAGCTTACGATAAATTCGCGCGGGAAAACCCAGATCTTTATCTGCTGATCGTCCAGGATACCTCGCTGGGCGAGGCAAAACTCGAACGGCCTCGGTTCCGAGAACAATTGTGGCTACGCGTTTGCGAAGCGATGGGGCATCTTGTAGGCAGCGCCGACGGCGACCGTGCGGCGATGATCCTGTGGGGCATGCTGCACGGTCTGCAGTCACTTCGTAGCGCGCACCTGATCGAGTGCAGGACCTCTTCGGAATTGGGGTCCTATCCTGTCGATGTTCTCTTGCATGGGCTGCGGTCAGCGAAGGGGGCTGCAATCCAAAAGCCTTTGCACGTCTGA
- a CDS encoding electron transfer flavoprotein subunit alpha/FixB family protein, which produces MTKALVWVEHEGGAVKDATLSAVTAAAKLGEVHLLVAGQGVDGVSAEAAKIAGVGKVHVADDAAFGHALPENVAPLIVELMGHHDAFVAPATSNGKNIAPRVAALLDVMQISDILSVESEDTFTRPIYAGNAIATVKSKDAKKVITVRGTAFEKAAKEGGNGAVEAVASTGDKGISSFVGAEIAKLERPELTSAKIIVSGGRALKDGPTFEEYIMPLADKLGAAVGASRAAVDAGYVPNDYQVGQTGKIVAPEVYIAVGISGAIQHLAGMKDSKTIIAINKDEDAPIFQVADIGLVGDLFKVVPELIGKL; this is translated from the coding sequence ATGACGAAGGCGCTCGTTTGGGTTGAACATGAGGGCGGCGCCGTCAAGGACGCGACCCTTTCCGCCGTGACCGCCGCCGCCAAGCTGGGCGAAGTCCATCTGCTGGTCGCTGGCCAGGGCGTCGACGGCGTTTCCGCCGAAGCCGCCAAGATCGCCGGCGTCGGCAAGGTCCATGTCGCCGACGACGCGGCCTTCGGCCATGCGCTGCCGGAGAATGTCGCGCCGCTGATCGTCGAACTGATGGGCCATCATGACGCGTTCGTCGCGCCGGCCACCAGCAACGGCAAAAATATCGCGCCGCGCGTCGCCGCCCTGCTGGACGTCATGCAGATCAGTGACATCCTTTCGGTCGAGAGCGAAGACACCTTCACCCGTCCGATCTATGCCGGCAACGCGATTGCCACGGTCAAGTCGAAGGATGCCAAGAAGGTCATCACCGTTCGCGGCACGGCCTTTGAAAAGGCAGCCAAGGAAGGCGGCAATGGCGCGGTGGAAGCCGTGGCCTCGACCGGCGACAAGGGTATCTCCTCCTTCGTCGGCGCCGAGATCGCTAAGCTGGAACGGCCCGAACTGACCAGCGCCAAGATCATCGTGTCGGGTGGCCGTGCGCTCAAGGATGGTCCGACCTTCGAGGAATATATCATGCCGCTGGCCGACAAGCTCGGCGCGGCCGTTGGTGCCTCGCGCGCTGCGGTCGATGCGGGCTATGTCCCCAACGACTATCAGGTCGGCCAGACCGGCAAGATCGTCGCGCCGGAAGTCTATATCGCCGTCGGCATCTCCGGCGCGATCCAGCATCTGGCCGGCATGAAGGACAGCAAGACCATCATCGCCATCAACAAGGACGAGGATGCGCCGATCTTCCAGGTGGCCGACATCGGCCTGGTCGGTGATCTGTTCAAGGTGGTGCCGGAACTGATAGGCAAATTGTGA
- a CDS encoding LysR family transcriptional regulator → MLKLEQLRCFVVAVDKGSLVEASRVLNMSPSAVAYNVETLEKLLDTALLIRRPASGVSVTMDGARLLERARPFVQEAIEMEQLFPARGRSLEGELVIGCQEGLSWSLIPLAVERLKRKHPHLAVTQKTVFMEEGNNPITNAAVDLLVTFVLETTDDAAIDTEVLCKPKPYALMRAAHPLAELGRSISMEELAQFPQLFIQDGPALELFRAMFQDKGLSPPYSVGSNTSAGAQAVVGRCDSVYLRYVKSAQNISPLGDALAFVPVSDIERGAYLVASCARRKYGGRQAKIESFIFECRALFDDGTMRDHLIY, encoded by the coding sequence ATGCTGAAACTTGAGCAACTGCGCTGTTTTGTCGTGGCGGTCGATAAAGGCAGCCTGGTGGAAGCGTCGCGCGTGCTCAACATGTCTCCGTCCGCAGTCGCCTATAACGTCGAAACGCTCGAGAAGCTGCTTGACACGGCTCTTTTAATTCGTCGTCCGGCGTCGGGGGTGTCGGTTACCATGGATGGCGCGAGATTGCTGGAGCGCGCGCGCCCATTCGTCCAGGAAGCCATTGAAATGGAGCAGCTATTTCCTGCCCGCGGACGTAGCCTCGAAGGCGAACTGGTCATCGGATGTCAAGAAGGATTGAGCTGGTCTCTTATTCCATTGGCCGTCGAACGGCTGAAACGCAAGCATCCGCATCTGGCCGTAACTCAGAAGACTGTGTTCATGGAAGAAGGGAATAACCCTATCACAAACGCGGCCGTTGATCTGCTTGTTACCTTTGTTCTCGAAACGACAGATGATGCGGCAATAGATACAGAAGTCCTTTGTAAGCCAAAACCTTATGCCTTAATGCGAGCCGCTCATCCGCTTGCCGAGCTTGGTCGCAGTATTTCGATGGAGGAGCTTGCTCAATTTCCTCAATTATTCATCCAGGACGGTCCCGCCCTGGAACTTTTTAGAGCAATGTTTCAAGATAAAGGCCTGTCGCCGCCCTATAGCGTTGGCAGTAATACGAGCGCCGGGGCGCAGGCTGTAGTTGGCCGGTGCGATAGCGTTTATTTGCGATACGTCAAATCAGCGCAGAATATTTCTCCGCTCGGTGATGCTCTCGCATTCGTTCCTGTGTCTGATATTGAACGCGGGGCCTACCTCGTGGCCTCCTGCGCCAGGCGCAAATATGGCGGCCGTCAGGCCAAGATCGAGAGCTTTATTTTCGAATGCCGTGCTCTATTCGACGACGGCACGATGCGTGATCATTTGATCTACTGA
- a CDS encoding acyl-CoA dehydrogenase, producing the protein MTFRPPVAEQRFVLDHVVRLAEITSQDQFAAAESDMVDAILDGAASLAANEWAPLNRVGDTNPPRWNDTVVTMPPGFREAYRTYVEGGWGTIAAPSAFEGQGLPSTLAFGVAESLGAANLGFSLGPMLTQGAIEALVKHGSPELQAAYLPKLVTGEWTGTMNLTEPNAGSDVGALRSSATPAGDGSWRVKGNKIFITFGEHDLAENIIHLVLARTPDAPAGTRGISLFLVPKFLPDGSRNDVHCASIEHKLGIHASPTCVMSFGDNDDCRGWLIGPEFGGMRAMFTMMNNARLNVGLQGVQIAERATQQAVAYALERVQSPRASNPEGGPVAIIEHPDVRRMILRMKAQTQAIRSLVYAAAGELDRAHLGIEGAKQRLDLLTPLAKAHGTDVGCEVASLGVQVHGGMGFIEETGAAQHYRDVRITPIYEGTNGIQAADLVGRKLVGDEGAQMHALIADVRSETKNAGLLALTDQISTLTGVLVKASTDDRLAASAPYLTMVSVMTCGWLLERQGTAAAGLLANGEGDSAFLKAKLATVNWYLAHIVPEASGLAASVAEGGKGLYDLTAEELAA; encoded by the coding sequence GTGACATTTCGTCCTCCAGTTGCCGAGCAGCGCTTCGTACTTGATCACGTCGTGCGGCTGGCAGAAATTACCTCGCAGGACCAGTTCGCCGCTGCAGAGTCTGACATGGTCGACGCCATTCTCGACGGCGCCGCGTCCCTGGCGGCTAATGAGTGGGCGCCGCTCAACCGTGTCGGTGACACCAATCCGCCTCGGTGGAACGACACTGTCGTAACAATGCCGCCCGGCTTTCGCGAGGCTTACCGAACATATGTCGAGGGCGGATGGGGCACTATTGCGGCCCCCTCCGCATTCGAAGGACAGGGCCTGCCCAGTACGCTCGCCTTCGGCGTTGCCGAAAGCCTGGGGGCGGCAAATCTTGGATTTAGTCTTGGGCCGATGCTCACACAAGGGGCGATCGAAGCCCTCGTGAAGCATGGCTCCCCCGAGCTCCAGGCTGCCTATCTTCCCAAGCTGGTCACGGGAGAGTGGACCGGGACGATGAACCTCACCGAGCCCAATGCGGGTTCGGATGTGGGGGCCCTTCGCTCGAGCGCAACGCCTGCCGGAGATGGCAGCTGGCGGGTAAAGGGAAACAAGATCTTCATTACCTTCGGCGAGCATGATCTTGCAGAGAATATCATTCACTTGGTGCTTGCCAGAACACCCGATGCGCCGGCGGGCACGCGGGGGATATCCCTTTTCCTGGTTCCTAAATTTCTGCCCGACGGAAGCAGGAATGATGTCCATTGCGCCTCCATTGAGCACAAGCTTGGCATTCACGCCTCTCCCACCTGCGTTATGTCTTTTGGGGACAATGATGATTGTCGCGGATGGCTGATCGGGCCAGAATTTGGCGGAATGCGCGCAATGTTCACGATGATGAACAATGCACGCCTCAATGTTGGCCTTCAAGGTGTCCAGATTGCCGAACGAGCAACCCAACAGGCCGTCGCTTATGCGCTCGAGCGAGTTCAGTCGCCCAGGGCGAGCAACCCCGAGGGCGGACCGGTTGCCATCATCGAGCATCCCGACGTGCGAAGGATGATTTTGCGTATGAAGGCGCAGACCCAGGCCATTCGTTCCCTTGTATATGCCGCGGCGGGCGAACTTGATCGTGCCCATCTTGGCATCGAAGGGGCAAAGCAGAGGCTGGATCTGCTCACGCCTCTTGCCAAGGCACATGGTACAGACGTCGGCTGTGAGGTGGCAAGCTTGGGTGTGCAGGTCCACGGGGGCATGGGTTTCATTGAGGAAACCGGTGCCGCGCAGCACTATCGAGATGTTCGCATAACCCCGATCTATGAGGGGACTAATGGCATCCAGGCCGCGGATCTGGTAGGCCGCAAACTCGTTGGAGACGAAGGCGCGCAAATGCATGCGCTCATTGCGGATGTCCGGTCGGAAACGAAGAATGCCGGATTGCTCGCTTTGACCGACCAGATTTCTACCTTGACCGGTGTGCTGGTCAAGGCGTCGACCGACGACAGGTTGGCAGCGAGCGCGCCTTATCTGACGATGGTGTCAGTGATGACCTGCGGGTGGTTGCTGGAACGTCAGGGAACGGCGGCTGCAGGTCTGCTTGCAAACGGGGAGGGCGATTCTGCATTTCTCAAGGCAAAACTCGCGACCGTAAACTGGTATCTTGCGCACATTGTCCCCGAGGCGAGTGGCCTTGCTGCATCTGTCGCCGAAGGTGGCAAGGGTCTTTATGATCTCACTGCGGAAGAACTGGCTGCCTGA
- a CDS encoding CopG family transcriptional regulator: MTSAKVSRWEIYRVPKVNFRLDGSLHSTLMRRARGANLSLSGFIRQTLEQAVDERKRYVFSSQDEILATAIQILSILATSVGQQSPKALEQGMAQARSILLERGLLGEVDRS; the protein is encoded by the coding sequence ATGACATCTGCGAAGGTTTCCCGTTGGGAGATCTATCGCGTGCCCAAGGTTAATTTTCGCCTCGACGGGTCGCTGCACTCAACATTGATGCGACGCGCGCGTGGCGCGAACCTCTCTCTGTCAGGATTTATCCGACAGACGCTGGAACAGGCGGTCGACGAGCGCAAGCGCTACGTCTTCTCCTCGCAAGACGAAATCCTCGCCACCGCCATCCAGATCCTCTCGATCCTGGCGACCTCCGTGGGCCAGCAGTCGCCAAAGGCCCTCGAGCAAGGCATGGCCCAGGCTCGGTCCATACTCCTGGAGCGCGGCCTCCTCGGGGAGGTGGATCGCTCATGA